The genomic interval GAAGTTGTACTTAAGCAGGCAAACGCTCTTTATCTTATGATTTTATTGGCATGGCATACAAAAACAAAATTGGAAGCAGAAGGCACACAAGACTTCCTCTCCCAAATCTGTGATACTGAAATCCCAGCACAACATCCTGGACTCTGCCAGAACCACGCTGGATTCTTCACAAGCAATCCATATCAGGTATCTCTTCTCCCTTCAATTTGAAGAAGGAAATAGGGACTGATTGAAAATAGTTTTCTCTACGGTACACATCGACAAATTACCAGGCTGGCAAAAGGCCAAGAAGCAAAAAGCAACCTGGCAATTATCTGAAATTCAATACAAACACACCTACTCATTGACGAGTGGCTTGAGGGTTTCCTTAGGAGAAACAGAGTTGCAAAGGCATTGACAGAATCTGAACTCATCACACCCATGACAGAGCCAGTGCAGGGAAGGAATTGGAGCCAGGACAGGGATCTTCAtgttgcaaaagaaaacagtaacGGGACTGACCTGAGTCTCTAACTCCCTCTGTCCTCTCGAGAAACAATTCCAATTCAGAGTGACTTGAGCAGTGATAGTAAGATGTTTGCACAGATTTGGctgaagtattttcattatAGAACAATAATGAATTTGGAGAAGCTACACAGTATCTGAAGTTATGGACTGCACTCTCCCCTGCCACACACTTTAGcatcaaatatttttgagaCTTAATAAAGTGATTTACTGACAGGAACCATTACAGCCTTCATTTACTCTGAGAATAATGCACACTTCgtgcttttaaatatatatacacacatacatgtatgtatgtgtatttaCATTGCATTTTACTTTTGTCAAAATATATACATTCAAGTTCcattaaacatgaaaaatacttaaaagaaTAGTTCAATAATGCCATTAGTACTTCTTGAAGATTACACATCAAAGATCTTTGAAACACTCAGTGCAACTCAGGAGTGCACTCAGAGCCAATTTCAGCACAAACCTGTGAGCACAGAACCACAGGACATAAAAACTCATTTAAGAAGGCTGCAATCCATTCCACGTTGCAGTCTGACATCTGTAAACTACTCCCTTTCTAACAGGTCATATTATCAACTGCCATTTATGTTTTGTTGTACAGTAACATTTATTCCTCCAAAGAAGGTGCATACACATACCATCCACTGTGTTTTCTAAACAccagtttgaaataaaatgctcaAAATGCTCTAATGATTTCAGAACCTACATCTTGCTTACAAAACTAATGAAAGCATTTACtgacaaaaaaaagtaataaaaattcaGTGAGATGTAGGAGGCCTCtgaaaatattgtatttaaGTAGTGGTTTATACTTTGACCCGTAGTAAACCTAGAAGGAAGTTGCCTGATCTGAGCAATAAATATGCACACagataaataaacagaaaggcTGAACAGGTTGAAATTCTTTTCTAGAAGACAAACCTCTGAAACATAAACTGTTATACCTTCAAGAGCatgtaatataatattttattattatgaaaAATGACAGTAAACATCTCTCTTATTTTACACTAATTACATAAAGGTGTTCTCACATTTCCCCTCatattgaattttaaaattctcataAATTCAATATATGGAGTATCTTCACATTATAACAGATCTTGCATTTGGTTGCAACAATATAAGCAAAGAGCTTTCTTCCCAGTTCCAGCTAGGGAAAACAGTCCTTACATGATGCAAAACATATGCTTCATTCCAGAATTTCAGTCCTGAAACAGAACTGTGTTTTCCTACAGGtataaaagtatataaaaaaagTCACCACGTCCAGTCCTGAAACAgaactgtgttttcttcaggtataaaagtatataaaaaaagTCACCACATAAACCTCTGTACTTCATCATTATTTTCCCATTGGAATGTTCTGTTTAGAAAAAGATACAAAGTCACAGCATTTACTAAAGTATAAAAAGCCAGCTCCAGAAGCTGTCTatacagagacagaaatggaaTATTGAGCCTATATATTAAGAATGGCAAAATAAAGTAACGAAATTCTAGCAACTTTTGAGGAACTGTGACTGCtaataaacacacaaaatacaTTAAGATCCAGAATATTGATTTTGACTTGAGCGTATCAGTAAAACTCCAGCCAGCAAATACATAGAAGGGAACTAACAGGTATTTTACAAGTTCATGTCTTTGGAAGATTTTTCTCCAGACATAGAATGTATAATGTCTGTTATCTGCTAGTAAATATTTATGGACATAAGTAAATTTCCAGATCAGGAATAAAGAGATGACAGTGATTAGGCTATACTGCACAGGGTGCTTTCGCAATGACAAAAGGAATTTCCTGATTTTAGCAGGGGTCAATAAAtgagggaatgaaaaaaaaactgtaaagGACAGAAAATAGAACAGCTGAGGAAAGTGTAAACAAGCTTCATGACTACTTCTATCACCAACAACTATGCCACCATTGATgaagataaaaacaaagaagagaGATACTAATATGATGTATGGCCAAGTTAGAGCAGTAAGTGTAACTAAGTTTTTAGGTGACACGAGATACTGAACAAGAAACTGCAGTATTCTGGTCAAATCAGAAGATGATCCTTTCCTGGACGAAatcttttcatctttctttttctgcaactCAGTCCTCCAGGCCTCATTTAGCTTCTCTGCAACAACATTTCCAGCACAAAAAACTGTCCACACAATATTTGTTTGACGAAACATGAAGCCACAAAATCCAAGGAGAGCAGAAGTCTTATGGTTACCATAAAGGCACATTAAATAGGAAAAGAGAGTAAAAAATACTGATCCTGGATCCGTATAATAAaggaatgtaaaaaaataaagggtgGGAAACACTGCAAGAGTTAATGCAGACAATATTCTCTGGAAACCAGACACAGCctaaagaagaaacagaaaaatgtgattaGACAAGgtccaataaaataaaacagtgtattaaaagaaaactagTATAATTCTTGAGAATTCCATTAACACACTGCTAATGTACACATTGGTGCTCTTTGTTTCCATTATTGCATATTTATGTAATTCTTGAGAATTCCATTAATACACTGCTAATGTACACATCGGTGCTCTTTGTTTCCATTAttgcatatttatttccatttttcttaagCTCCCGCTACATTAACACAGTTACACAATGTTAAAGTCCAAGTGAAAACATTACTGCATGTGAGTTAAAAATATGGCAATGAAAATACACCGTATGTCTTTCATATGTCAGGTGCGTACATTAAAATCATGGTGGGAGCATAATTGCTTCCATACCTTGGATAAAAAGTCTACACTAATGGCCAGAAGAAACTACTTGACAACACCATATgacaacattaaaaaatgttagATGTTTCTGAATGTAGTGCAGGGTGAAAAAGCCACTCATCACCTTACAAGAAAGAGGAATTTAGAAAACACTGAATTCAAAGAGATGTCAAAGTATCACTAAATGCTTAGCCTAATATCCTGAaactttttcttacatttatgTTTCCACTTCTCagtataaaattaaaagtagCAACAATTTACTTAATCTAATCCTGTACAGTGTTATCATGTGCTTAAAAATGAAGAGGTTCCTCCAAAAGAAATTTCCTTTATAGTAAAGGAATCCTTTCGTAATCAGGGAAtaggaaaaaagccttttaagGTTAAAAGTTAAACTAAGTAACTTCACTAAGATGAAGGATTTTAAATAGGCCACTAACCACTAAAACAATTTATTTACTGCAGTGGTGGATGCTCcagaattttaaatatacagCAGTCTTGTATCCAGGCTGATCTGTTATGGCCTGGATGCATGGACAGCTAGACAGATAAAAGCTGGCTGGATGGTGAACTGTACCCAAAGGTCAGTAACAACCCAAGTACCACAGGGATCTATACTGGGACCTGTCCTGTCTAATGGCTCTATCAATGACAAGAAAGCAGCAAGAGTACACTGTCACCAAGTCTGGAGTTGGCACTGTATGGGCAGGACCAGGCTATTTGCTCAAGAGCCCAGGTGCCATCCAGAGTGACCCACACAGGGTGGAAGAATAACGCTATTTGCTCAAGAGCCCAGGTGTCATCCAGAGTGACCCACACAGGGTGGAAGAATGGggcaacaaaaatattattaaattcaACAAGGACAAATCCTTgcagctgaaaaagaagaaatcccCATCAATGACACAGGTTGCTCACAGAGCaactgaggagctgctgttcaaGTTTTGTGAGGACTTTTAATCAATTCCAACTACACAGGCATTCAGACTTTTGGATAGTAAGTCTGCATACgtactaatttttatttcaatgggACTCCTTGGAGGTATGTATAGGAATGAATTTTTAGAGGACTGACCttgtgcaagaaaaaaaatacttaaaaaaatgtgagaagTAGGAATGTGCCTTCTTGGCCAAACTGGTGGTAGTACTCGCAGTTATATAAAACTGAGAATATCTCACATATGTAGCGAAGGGAACATACGCTGACCCATCAAAAAAGGGAACATACACTGACCCATCAAAACTGCTTGTAGGAGTGCATAAAATGATTTTACTTTGACCGTACCTTATTCTTCTGATGGATCTTGAGCAGAAGCAAATACAGCAAATAGAAGTTGCCGGCACTGAAGAGGAGATTGATAAACCTGAGCATTCCCACCGAGCACACGACGCGTCCGGTCCAGCCGAGCAGCCAGGCCGCGGGTTTCACCAGCCCCACCGAGAGCAGGTACAGGCCGGGCAGCGTGGTGATCATGGGGTCCCACTGCAAAGCACACACACCGCGTTACCGACAGCGGCTGCAGCCGGCACGTGCGGGCAGCGCCGAGCCCCGGCCTGAGCGGCACCGGCCGGGCGGGAAGGGCCGGAGCCGGGCAGGTCTGCGGGCAGCGCCGAGCCCCGGCCTGAGCGGCACCGGCCGGGCGGGAAGGGCCGGAGCCGGGCAGGTCTGCGGGCAGCGCCGAGCCCCGGCCTGAGCGGCACCGGCCGGGCGGGAAGGGCCGGAGCCGGGCAGGTCTGCGGGCAGCGCCGAGCCCCGGCCTGAGCGGCACCGGCCGGGCGGGAAGGGCCGGAGCCGGGCAGGTCTGCGGGCAGCGCCGAGCCCCGGCCTGAGCGGCACCGGCCGGGCGGGAAGGGCCGGAGCCGGGCAGGTCTGCGGGCAGCGCCGAGCCCCGGCCTGAGCGGCACCGGCCGGGCGGGAAGGGCCGGAGCCGGGCAGGTCTGCGGGCAGCGCCGAGCCCCGGCCTGAGCGGCACCGGCCGGGCGGGAAGGGCCGGAGCCGGGCAGGTCTGCGGGCAGCGCCGAGCCCCGGCCTGAGCGGCACCGGCCGGGCGGGAAGGGCCGGAGCCGGGCAGGTCTGCGGGCAGCGCCGAGCCCCGGCCTGAGCGGCACCGGCCGGGCGGGAAGGGCCGGAGCCGGGCAGGTCTGCGGGCAGCGCCGAGCCCCGGCCTGAGCGGCACCGGCCGG from Ficedula albicollis isolate OC2 chromosome 1A, FicAlb1.5, whole genome shotgun sequence carries:
- the ALG10B gene encoding putative Dol-P-Glc:Glc(2)Man(9)GlcNAc(2)-PP-Dol alpha-1,2-glucosyltransferase; this encodes LQWDPMITTLPGLYLLSVGLVKPAAWLLGWTGRVVCSVGMLRFINLLFSAGNFYLLYLLLLKIHQKNKAVSGFQRILSALTLAVFPTLYFFTFLYYTDPGSVFFTLFSYLMCLYGNHKTSALLGFCGFMFRQTNIVWTVFCAGNVVAEKLNEAWRTELQKKKDEKISSRKGSSSDLTRILQFLVQYLVSPKNLVTLTALTWPYIILVSLFFVFIFINGGIVVGDRSSHEACLHFPQLFYFLSFTVFFSFPHLLTPAKIRKFLLSLRKHPVQYSLITVISLFLIWKFTYVHKYLLADNRHYTFYVWRKIFQRHELVKYLLVPFYVFAGWSFTDTLKSKSIFWILMYFVCLLAVTVPQKLLEFRYFILPFLIYRLNIPFLSLYRQLLELAFYTLVNAVTLYLFLNRTFQWENNDEVQRFMW